A genomic window from Solanum stenotomum isolate F172 chromosome 10, ASM1918654v1, whole genome shotgun sequence includes:
- the LOC125842923 gene encoding uncharacterized protein LOC125842923 — protein sequence MGLLDLSKKRLQIMREEEWDSMKDEVSLFCGKRGILIPKMDEDYSNEKSKRKRSNILYLHHFRVEVFYVIIDLTLQELNNHFGVVTSDLLLGMASLSPVDSFANFHKDRIMKLAEYYPSEFGDKELWKFNFQLDDFIVYAQKCDSMFLNLKGIKDLARMMIETKRDQTWSLVYLLVKLTLIIHVATASMKRAFSSMKYIKNDLRMDEDL from the coding sequence ATGGGATTGCTTGACCTTTCAAAGAAAAGATTACAAATAATGAGAGAGGAAGAATGGGACTCTATGAAGGATGAGGTTAGCTTATTTTGTGGTAAACGTGGTATTTTAATTCCCAAAATGGATGAAGACTACTCTAATGAAAAATCGAAGCGTAAGAGGtccaatattttatatttgcaTCACTTTCGTGTGGAAGTATTTTATGTCATCATTGATTTGACACTTCAAGAGCTCAATAATCATTTTGGTGTGGTGACTAGTGACTTACTCCTCGGTATGGCTAGTTTGAGTCCGGTTgattcatttgctaattttcacAAGGATAGGATAATGAAACTAGCCGAGTACTATCCAAGTGAGTTTGGTGAtaaagagctttggaaattcaATTTTCAACTCGACGATTTTATTGTCTATGCTCAAAAGTGTGATAGCATGTTTCTCAACTTGAAGGGAATCAAAGATCTTGCAAGAATGATGATAGAGACAAAACGAGATCAAACTTGGTCacttgtgtatctacttgtgaagCTAACTTTGATTATTCATGTTGCTACCGCAAGCATGAAAAGAGCATTCTCGTCAATGAAGTACATAAAGAATGATTTACGTATGGATGAAGATCTTTAG